The proteins below are encoded in one region of Paenibacillus sp. YYML68:
- the asd gene encoding archaetidylserine decarboxylase (Phosphatidylserine decarboxylase is synthesized as a single chain precursor. Generation of the pyruvoyl active site from a Ser is coupled to cleavage of a Gly-Ser bond between the larger (beta) and smaller (alpha chains). It is an integral membrane protein.), translated as MKKTIFRLLTELSSRKSISRLTGAIAKSKASRSFIPRFAKTYGIRIEDAEKQLHEYGSLNDFFTRRLKPGLRPIDTTEHAVVSPVDALITGMGVIQDGTMLQVKGQDYTIAELLNNSPRQVNYKHGFFYVLYLSPTDYHRIHTPTSGKIVEKEHVPGKVYPVNEFGLRHMRRVLSRNERLITYIQHGSGEVAVVKVGALNVSSIQYVSPLPDQVQAGDELAYFEFGSTVVLLMENGTYSSRPELQVGSRVRMGEALGSLKPSSTN; from the coding sequence ATGAAAAAGACGATATTTCGGCTGTTAACCGAGCTTTCCTCGCGCAAGTCTATATCCCGGCTGACAGGGGCCATTGCCAAGTCCAAGGCGAGCCGCTCCTTCATCCCCCGCTTCGCCAAAACGTACGGCATTCGCATTGAGGACGCCGAGAAGCAGCTGCATGAATACGGTTCGTTGAACGATTTCTTTACACGTCGGCTGAAGCCCGGACTACGCCCCATCGATACGACCGAGCATGCTGTCGTCAGCCCCGTTGATGCGCTCATTACCGGAATGGGCGTCATTCAGGATGGCACGATGCTGCAGGTGAAGGGGCAGGATTACACGATCGCCGAGCTGCTGAACAACAGCCCGCGGCAAGTGAATTACAAGCACGGCTTCTTCTACGTATTGTACTTGAGCCCGACTGATTACCATCGCATACACACCCCGACATCGGGCAAGATTGTGGAGAAGGAGCACGTCCCAGGCAAGGTGTATCCGGTCAACGAATTCGGTCTCCGTCACATGCGACGGGTGCTGAGCCGTAACGAACGACTGATCACGTACATCCAGCACGGCTCCGGTGAGGTCGCGGTCGTCAAGGTCGGAGCACTCAATGTCAGCTCGATCCAGTACGTCTCTCCGCTTCCTGATCAAGTGCAAGCTGGCGATGAGCTCGCTTACTTCGAGTTCGGCTCTACCGTCGTGCTGCTTATGGAGAATGGTACGTATTCAAGCCGTCCAGAGCTCCAGGTCGGTTCACGAGTCCGAATGGGCGAAGCGCTGGGCTCGCTTAAGCCTTCTTCGACCAATTAA
- a CDS encoding MFS transporter, translating to MKPTVFRILFAISLVHLFNDTIQSIIPAILPILKDTMKLTYTQSGIIVFMLNMTASVMQPLIGLYADRRPMPYMLPIGMGFTFFGVLGIALAPNYGMVLLSVILIGLGSAVFHPEGSRVAFMAGGSRRGLAQSIFQVGGNSGQSLASVMTAIIFAPLGQLGAIWFTAIAAIAIVVQLYIARWYDRYLTLNPPSQRKSGSRGMSLQRKRQIKLAIGLLLFLIFARSWYHAGITIYYPFQLMDQFAITLEQAQIYIFLFAAAGAVGTFFGGPLSDRFGRRNMIFFSMLGSAPLALLLPYASSGWAYVIMLVNGFIILSSFSVTVVYAQELIPGKVGTVSGLTIGFAFGLGALGALALGRLADVYELEAVMLAVSFLPLLGLLTLFLPSDKTLKAWTQEAEQ from the coding sequence GTGAAGCCTACGGTCTTCCGGATCTTATTCGCAATTAGTCTCGTCCACTTGTTCAACGACACGATTCAGTCGATCATTCCCGCCATCCTGCCGATCTTGAAGGATACGATGAAGCTGACGTACACACAGTCAGGCATCATCGTATTCATGCTTAACATGACAGCCTCTGTCATGCAGCCTCTGATCGGCCTGTATGCAGACCGAAGACCGATGCCCTATATGTTGCCGATCGGTATGGGCTTCACGTTCTTCGGTGTACTCGGTATCGCGCTCGCTCCGAATTACGGCATGGTGCTGCTGTCGGTCATATTGATCGGTCTTGGCTCCGCCGTCTTCCATCCCGAAGGCTCCAGAGTCGCCTTCATGGCTGGAGGCTCGCGCCGCGGGCTTGCGCAGTCGATCTTCCAGGTCGGCGGCAATTCCGGACAATCGCTCGCATCGGTCATGACCGCGATCATATTCGCCCCTCTCGGACAGCTCGGGGCTATCTGGTTCACTGCGATCGCAGCCATCGCCATCGTCGTCCAGCTCTATATTGCACGCTGGTATGACCGATATTTGACGCTCAATCCTCCCTCGCAGCGTAAGAGTGGCTCGCGAGGCATGAGCTTGCAGCGCAAACGCCAGATTAAGCTGGCGATCGGACTGCTGCTGTTTCTCATTTTTGCACGTTCGTGGTACCACGCAGGAATTACCATTTATTATCCATTTCAACTCATGGACCAATTCGCCATTACGCTAGAGCAAGCCCAAATTTATATCTTCTTATTCGCCGCAGCTGGTGCGGTCGGTACGTTCTTCGGCGGTCCGCTCTCCGATCGGTTCGGCCGACGCAACATGATCTTCTTCTCGATGCTAGGCTCAGCACCGCTCGCGCTGCTGCTGCCTTACGCTTCATCCGGCTGGGCCTATGTCATTATGCTGGTTAACGGCTTCATCATCTTATCCAGCTTCTCGGTTACGGTCGTATACGCTCAGGAGCTCATTCCAGGCAAGGTGGGTACGGTGTCTGGTCTCACGATCGGCTTCGCCTTCGGTCTTGGCGCCCTCGGCGCACTCGCCCTCGGACGTCTCGCCGACGTCTATGAGCTGGAGGCCGTCATGCTTGCGGTCAGCTTCCTGCCGCTGCTCGGCCTGCTCACCTTATTCCTGCCGAGCGACAAGACGCTTAAGGCATGGACGCAGGAGGCAGAGCAGTAG
- a CDS encoding 5'-nucleotidase C-terminal domain-containing protein produces the protein MPGMNRSANKSLHWLLVIMMLFTLITPGGWINTASAEAAAEKVAGWVFTSETSFTANSGNGLNNGISLFSISGNRTASYTGSSTTIYTNSWDTPNSYWQIKLNSTGYSQLALSSMNYGTNTSPKEFKLQYSTDGSTFQDVPNSSYTLTTTNSKVVDNVPLPSAASDQSELYIRWVNTSNVSINNGTVANTGNSRISNIEVWGVPMGAPSTSAVVASPAPNAWLVGTEIMLSSSTVGASVYVNTGAGYNLYTGPIVLTDSMALQTYASAPGHANSAETTLDYAVLEKKSIAETRTAPKSRNVWTRGIVTHIDGQEMYIQDGEAGIVLYSFPSFAEVGDEIEVAGTMDIYRNLEEIKPVNGLSYTVVQENAGVPAAKLITASDLSEANGAQHEAQLVYLEDVKIDSKSGSVVTASQGGTTFTIYSSLSKLVEGKTFEKVTGVIKQFDSSYQLIPLGDHALVENVFSVTAVPGAGKIIKGKGVTLTSPTAGTSIYYTLDGSTPTKNSILYKSSIQVNENVTIKAIAVKDAEESPVYTFEYTATEQPRIHDIQGETHTSEYVGQKVEEIEGIVTQLGYTFATGAYKGFYIQDPTPDNKVNTSEAIYVFSTNEALKPAVGDKVLVSGTVSEYNEGSSSNLTSTQITLSTITKVSSGNDLPAPVVLGKNGRMIPSSIIDNDAMTLFEPEEDAIDFYESLEGMRVELQNATILSPYWTSGTDSSMLYNIPTRVENDGNEVLTPAGGLVLKEAGHFNPQRLLLAYGNPGQEVSTGDTFAAPITGVIGYNFGNYKVIPAQNSLPAIQSSTVQQETSTITKDDNKLTVATYNIENFYPGVGDVKINKLADSFVNSLKAPDIIGVVEMQDNNGETDDGTVEADLGAKALIDAIKAKGGPDYLYTDVAPENKKDGGAPGGNIRVGFLYNPARVTLSGSVSNARGNATTAVAYDAATGQLTYNPGRIDPTNSAYNSSRKPVAAQFEFRGEKVIVVAAHFNSKGGDNGPFGKVQPPVLSSEVQRHQIATVVNGFVKNVMTANPKANIVVVGDLNDFQFTQTVTILKGNELDNLIDTLPQGERYTYTFDGNSQALDHILVSKNLTAKSEVDIVHLNADFSPSKGRVSDHDPIVAQIDLLGTTPPQGHIKLQILGVNDLHGYIDVKFNEKDSGINKDLDGDGHKDKDLGGMQFLATHIAAKRATNPNTLLVHSGDMVGASPPLSALFQDEPTIEVLNQIGFDIGAVGNHEFDEGTNELIRLAEGGAHPDGKGSPTYKGMEFPILGANVRYKSTNKHAFKPYVVKEVEGVKVGFIGVVTESTPHIVIPTGIQDLVFTDAVEEVNLAVSELKDQGVKAIIVLAHMAADADAHNTLTGEAVDLANKIDDEVDVIFAAHNHKEVKGEVDGKLVVSAWEYSKALMDVDLEISRETGDVVSKTAEILYNLRTVDADVHVQGIIDHYHQLAGSQLQQVVGYNAKDMGKDYPGLGIGVYGDKPLGNLIADAMRAEMNADFALMNGGGVRDTLNVGDITWEELYKIQPFNNTLIKVEVTGAQMKEIVEPLLGTNPVFGPDSHIGGFRYTWAVVGNTRKVIDLTLPDGTPLDPNATYTVVVNSFMFTNTSDRYVRIHTLGQNPVQGPEDLQATVNFVKNYNGPVSYVAEGRIRQVEDPNGDASLRIMYSNDTHANLDNVPRKVTAVRELRQETRNSVLLDAGDVFSGTLYFNKFLGQADLEFMNMLDYDAMTFGNHEFDKGPQVLADFVKGAKFPFVSSNVDFGQEPLLSGYVRNEIGKPAKDGHIYSSIILDVYGHKVGVFGLTTEDTAFLSSPGANITFENYLDKAQQTVQQLQAAGINKIIAVTHLGYEFDKVLANTVTGIDVIVGGHSHTKLNVPVVIQKTEPVLIVQGEDYNKYLGLLDVVFTPDGVLKSWNGKLVDLGKSAAKPFAEDAVAKAKLAVYAAELEQLRKEIVGKTSVVLDGVRDNVRVRETNLGNLITDGMVSRAREMGVPATLAIQNGGGIRESIPAGDINLGQVMTVMPFGNLLVGLKMTGQEVIDALEHGVAKVELKEGRFPQVSGMKFTYDSSKPAGERIVSVQVKTDTGYTNIDPNAYYIVATNAFLADGGDGYTMMKQAKSEGRFYELFEVDYQVFVDYLAKFSSVSPQVEGRIVDLKGQDLTPPVWPSNKSLTASNISTSSLQLTWSKATDNVAVTDYKVFNGTNLIKTVAGSVYSVTVDNLSSSTTYKFTVQAVDAAGHVTTDGPTITVTTDSDSESTPNTNTSGGTSGQPSTTPEVPTEVTSKGVELKFDEKSVKKETEANGQVVTKLEVDAATLTKAFEQLSSSNAGKIAVIQLSNVEGAAKVALPADALKSAAASTAGAVIQINADGKSYDLPLSILKVDTLAAALGTTADQVTISVKIEEVTGAEAQQVQSSASQTGVELLAEAVSFTITAEAGSSTTEVNDFGNIYVTRSLTIQKPVNGSEATAVVFDPATQEFSFVPAVFEVVDGKTVVQMKRNSNSTYTVVKANKTFSDLNGHWSQTDVELLASKLVVKGQTETTFAPDSSITRAEFAALLVRALGLKESKATLSGLNDVTGNEWFAGALGAAMKAGLVDGFEDGTFRPNATITREQMAVMISRAITAAGKRAAGDATVAAKFADGGKIQSWAVEAVAVNATAGIVQGNESNQFQPEKQASRAEATVMLKRLLQHVGFIN, from the coding sequence ATGCCGGGAATGAATCGAAGCGCGAATAAGTCGCTTCATTGGCTTCTTGTCATCATGATGCTCTTCACGTTAATAACGCCTGGCGGATGGATCAACACCGCATCTGCTGAAGCCGCAGCAGAGAAGGTCGCAGGATGGGTATTTACGTCCGAGACGTCCTTCACAGCGAACAGTGGCAACGGATTGAACAATGGTATCAGCTTGTTCTCCATTAGTGGTAACCGAACAGCGAGCTATACAGGCTCGAGCACTACGATCTATACGAACAGCTGGGATACGCCGAACAGTTATTGGCAGATCAAGCTGAATTCGACAGGCTACTCTCAGCTTGCGCTATCCTCGATGAACTACGGTACGAACACGTCACCGAAGGAATTCAAGCTCCAATACAGCACGGACGGATCTACCTTCCAAGATGTCCCGAACAGCTCCTACACGCTGACAACGACGAACAGCAAGGTTGTGGACAATGTTCCACTGCCAAGCGCTGCGTCGGATCAGTCTGAGCTGTACATTCGCTGGGTCAATACGAGCAACGTATCCATTAATAACGGTACGGTAGCCAACACCGGCAACAGCCGTATCTCGAATATCGAAGTATGGGGCGTTCCGATGGGAGCTCCGAGCACCTCTGCTGTAGTGGCCAGCCCTGCTCCGAACGCATGGCTGGTCGGAACGGAGATTATGCTGAGCTCCTCCACGGTAGGCGCTTCCGTCTATGTCAACACAGGCGCTGGATATAACCTCTATACAGGTCCAATTGTGCTTACAGACAGTATGGCACTCCAGACTTATGCGTCTGCTCCAGGTCATGCGAACAGTGCCGAGACGACGCTGGATTATGCTGTTCTGGAGAAGAAGAGCATTGCTGAGACACGGACAGCACCTAAGTCCCGCAATGTATGGACACGAGGCATCGTGACTCATATTGATGGTCAAGAAATGTACATTCAGGATGGTGAGGCTGGCATTGTGCTGTACAGCTTCCCGAGCTTCGCGGAAGTAGGCGATGAGATCGAAGTCGCAGGTACGATGGATATCTATCGCAACCTTGAGGAGATTAAGCCGGTGAACGGTCTCTCCTACACGGTCGTACAGGAGAATGCAGGCGTCCCTGCAGCGAAGCTGATTACCGCCTCGGATTTATCCGAAGCGAACGGCGCCCAGCACGAGGCGCAGCTTGTCTATCTTGAGGACGTGAAGATCGACAGCAAGAGCGGAAGCGTCGTAACGGCGAGTCAGGGCGGAACGACCTTCACGATCTATTCCAGCCTGTCCAAGCTCGTTGAAGGCAAGACTTTTGAGAAAGTGACAGGTGTAATTAAGCAATTCGATTCGAGCTATCAGCTCATTCCGCTTGGCGACCATGCGCTGGTCGAGAATGTATTCTCGGTAACGGCTGTTCCAGGCGCAGGTAAAATTATTAAGGGCAAGGGAGTTACTCTTACTAGCCCAACAGCAGGAACGAGCATCTATTACACGTTAGATGGCTCGACTCCAACGAAGAACAGCATTTTGTATAAATCATCCATTCAAGTGAATGAGAATGTTACGATCAAGGCAATAGCAGTCAAGGATGCAGAGGAAAGCCCGGTCTATACGTTCGAGTATACGGCAACCGAGCAGCCTCGTATTCACGACATTCAAGGCGAGACTCATACATCCGAGTACGTCGGTCAGAAGGTTGAAGAGATCGAAGGAATTGTAACGCAGCTCGGCTACACGTTTGCGACTGGAGCGTACAAGGGCTTCTATATTCAAGACCCGACTCCGGACAACAAGGTGAACACGTCCGAAGCGATCTATGTATTCAGCACGAATGAAGCACTGAAGCCGGCTGTCGGCGACAAGGTGTTGGTCAGCGGTACGGTCAGCGAGTACAACGAGGGCAGCAGCAGCAACTTGACCTCGACGCAAATTACGTTGTCCACCATCACGAAGGTATCATCTGGCAATGATCTTCCAGCGCCAGTGGTGCTCGGCAAAAACGGCAGAATGATTCCTTCCTCGATCATCGACAACGATGCGATGACGCTGTTCGAGCCGGAGGAGGATGCGATCGATTTCTACGAATCGCTCGAAGGGATGCGTGTGGAGCTTCAGAATGCGACGATTCTGAGCCCGTATTGGACCAGCGGCACAGATAGCTCGATGCTGTACAACATTCCGACTCGCGTGGAGAATGACGGCAACGAAGTGTTGACGCCTGCAGGCGGCCTCGTACTGAAGGAAGCGGGTCACTTCAATCCACAGCGCTTGCTACTCGCCTATGGCAATCCAGGTCAAGAGGTAAGCACAGGCGATACATTCGCTGCACCGATTACAGGTGTGATCGGTTATAACTTCGGTAATTACAAGGTTATTCCGGCTCAGAACAGTCTGCCAGCCATTCAGAGCAGTACGGTACAGCAAGAGACGTCCACCATCACGAAGGATGACAACAAGCTTACGGTTGCAACCTATAACATTGAGAACTTCTATCCTGGCGTTGGGGATGTCAAGATTAACAAGCTTGCGGACTCGTTCGTGAATAGCCTGAAGGCACCGGACATTATCGGCGTCGTCGAGATGCAGGATAACAACGGAGAAACGGATGATGGCACGGTCGAAGCCGACCTAGGTGCCAAGGCCTTGATCGACGCGATCAAAGCAAAGGGAGGTCCAGATTACCTCTACACGGATGTGGCCCCTGAGAACAAGAAGGACGGCGGCGCACCTGGCGGTAACATCCGCGTAGGCTTCCTGTACAATCCGGCTCGTGTCACACTGTCGGGCAGCGTGAGCAATGCGAGGGGCAATGCGACGACTGCGGTTGCCTACGATGCTGCTACAGGTCAGCTGACCTACAATCCAGGACGCATCGATCCGACGAACAGTGCCTACAATAGCTCGCGTAAGCCTGTAGCGGCACAGTTCGAATTCCGCGGTGAGAAGGTTATCGTCGTTGCGGCTCACTTCAATTCCAAGGGCGGAGACAACGGTCCATTCGGCAAGGTACAGCCTCCGGTGCTCTCCAGCGAGGTACAGCGTCATCAGATCGCTACAGTTGTGAATGGCTTTGTGAAAAATGTCATGACAGCGAACCCGAAGGCGAACATCGTCGTAGTGGGTGACTTGAATGACTTCCAGTTCACCCAGACGGTAACGATCTTGAAGGGCAATGAGCTGGATAACCTGATCGATACGCTGCCGCAGGGCGAGCGCTACACGTATACGTTCGACGGTAATTCACAGGCGCTGGATCATATCCTAGTCAGCAAAAACTTGACGGCCAAATCGGAAGTCGACATCGTTCACCTGAACGCAGACTTCTCGCCGTCCAAGGGGCGCGTATCCGATCACGATCCGATCGTGGCGCAGATTGATCTGCTAGGTACAACGCCGCCGCAAGGTCATATCAAGCTACAAATTCTTGGCGTGAACGACTTACACGGTTATATTGACGTCAAGTTCAACGAGAAGGACTCCGGTATTAATAAAGACTTGGACGGCGATGGTCATAAGGATAAAGACCTCGGCGGTATGCAGTTCCTGGCTACACATATCGCAGCGAAGAGAGCGACGAACCCGAACACGCTGTTAGTCCATTCCGGCGATATGGTAGGGGCAAGCCCGCCATTATCCGCACTGTTCCAGGACGAGCCTACCATCGAAGTGCTGAACCAGATCGGCTTCGATATCGGCGCGGTCGGCAACCATGAATTTGACGAAGGCACCAATGAGCTGATTCGTCTTGCTGAGGGCGGCGCTCATCCGGATGGGAAGGGCTCCCCGACGTATAAGGGAATGGAATTCCCGATTCTTGGAGCGAACGTACGCTACAAGTCAACGAATAAGCATGCGTTCAAGCCGTATGTCGTGAAGGAAGTTGAAGGTGTGAAGGTCGGCTTCATCGGTGTCGTCACCGAGAGCACGCCTCATATCGTCATTCCAACAGGCATACAGGACCTCGTATTTACGGACGCTGTCGAAGAAGTCAATCTCGCGGTTAGCGAGCTGAAGGACCAAGGTGTGAAGGCGATCATCGTGCTCGCACATATGGCTGCTGATGCGGATGCGCACAATACATTGACCGGTGAAGCGGTTGATCTGGCCAATAAGATCGACGATGAGGTAGACGTTATCTTCGCCGCACACAACCATAAGGAAGTGAAGGGCGAGGTTGACGGCAAGCTAGTTGTTTCCGCATGGGAATACAGCAAGGCGCTGATGGACGTAGATCTTGAGATTAGCCGGGAAACGGGCGACGTCGTGTCGAAGACAGCGGAGATTCTGTACAACCTCCGCACCGTAGATGCAGATGTCCATGTACAGGGCATTATCGATCATTACCACCAACTGGCAGGTTCTCAGCTTCAGCAGGTGGTTGGTTACAATGCGAAGGATATGGGCAAGGATTATCCGGGACTTGGGATCGGTGTGTATGGCGATAAGCCGCTCGGTAACTTGATTGCTGACGCGATGAGAGCGGAGATGAATGCAGACTTTGCGCTCATGAACGGCGGAGGCGTACGCGATACGCTGAATGTCGGGGACATTACGTGGGAAGAGCTGTACAAGATTCAGCCATTCAACAATACGCTCATTAAGGTAGAGGTGACGGGGGCTCAGATGAAGGAGATTGTAGAGCCTCTGCTTGGAACGAATCCGGTATTCGGACCAGACTCGCACATTGGCGGCTTCCGTTATACTTGGGCAGTGGTAGGGAATACACGCAAGGTCATTGACCTGACGCTTCCAGACGGTACACCGCTTGACCCGAATGCAACCTATACGGTAGTGGTCAACAGCTTCATGTTCACGAATACATCGGACCGATATGTACGGATTCATACGCTGGGCCAAAATCCTGTTCAAGGTCCAGAGGATCTGCAAGCAACGGTGAACTTTGTGAAAAATTATAACGGTCCGGTTAGCTACGTGGCTGAAGGCCGTATTCGTCAAGTGGAGGACCCGAATGGCGACGCATCGCTGCGTATCATGTACTCCAACGACACGCATGCGAACCTGGACAATGTACCGCGTAAAGTAACGGCTGTTCGCGAGCTGCGTCAAGAGACACGTAATTCTGTATTGCTTGATGCGGGTGACGTATTCTCGGGTACACTGTACTTCAATAAGTTCTTGGGTCAGGCTGACCTCGAATTTATGAATATGCTCGACTACGACGCAATGACGTTTGGTAACCATGAGTTTGACAAGGGGCCGCAGGTGCTGGCAGACTTCGTCAAAGGTGCGAAGTTCCCATTCGTCAGCTCGAACGTTGACTTCGGACAAGAGCCGCTGCTAAGTGGATACGTCCGCAACGAAATCGGCAAGCCGGCGAAGGATGGACATATTTATTCATCGATCATTCTGGATGTCTATGGACATAAGGTCGGCGTATTCGGCTTAACGACGGAGGATACCGCGTTCCTGTCGTCTCCGGGCGCGAACATCACGTTCGAGAATTATTTGGATAAGGCGCAACAGACTGTGCAGCAGCTTCAGGCAGCAGGTATTAACAAAATTATCGCGGTCACGCACCTTGGCTATGAGTTCGATAAGGTACTTGCGAACACCGTTACAGGCATTGACGTCATCGTAGGCGGTCACAGCCATACGAAGCTTAATGTGCCAGTCGTTATTCAGAAGACGGAGCCTGTGCTGATTGTACAGGGCGAGGATTATAACAAATATCTCGGACTGCTTGATGTCGTATTCACTCCTGATGGCGTGCTGAAGTCGTGGAATGGCAAGCTGGTTGACTTGGGTAAGTCGGCGGCGAAGCCATTCGCTGAAGATGCAGTAGCTAAGGCGAAGCTGGCGGTATACGCAGCTGAGCTCGAGCAGCTACGCAAGGAGATCGTAGGTAAAACGAGTGTCGTGCTCGATGGTGTGCGAGACAATGTACGTGTCCGTGAAACGAACCTCGGCAACCTGATCACAGACGGTATGGTGTCTAGGGCACGTGAGATGGGCGTTCCGGCGACCCTTGCGATTCAGAATGGCGGCGGAATCCGTGAGTCGATTCCAGCAGGCGATATCAATCTCGGTCAAGTAATGACTGTGATGCCGTTCGGCAATCTGCTGGTCGGTCTGAAGATGACTGGTCAAGAAGTGATTGATGCACTGGAGCACGGTGTAGCTAAGGTGGAGCTGAAGGAAGGACGCTTCCCGCAAGTATCCGGCATGAAGTTCACCTATGATTCATCGAAGCCTGCAGGAGAGCGTATTGTAAGTGTTCAAGTGAAGACCGATACCGGCTACACGAATATTGATCCAAACGCTTATTACATCGTCGCTACAAACGCCTTCCTGGCTGACGGCGGTGACGGCTACACGATGATGAAGCAGGCGAAGAGCGAAGGCCGCTTCTACGAATTGTTCGAGGTCGATTATCAAGTATTCGTCGATTACTTGGCGAAATTTAGTTCGGTGAGCCCGCAAGTCGAAGGGCGCATCGTAGACTTGAAGGGTCAAGACTTGACTCCGCCAGTATGGCCGAGCAACAAGTCGCTAACGGCTTCGAACATTTCGACCTCCAGCTTGCAGCTGACTTGGTCGAAGGCAACAGATAACGTCGCAGTTACAGATTACAAAGTATTCAATGGCACGAATCTGATCAAGACCGTAGCAGGTTCTGTATACAGTGTAACAGTGGACAACCTATCTTCGTCTACAACGTACAAGTTCACTGTACAAGCGGTAGATGCTGCGGGACACGTAACGACTGACGGTCCTACTATAACGGTAACGACGGACAGCGATAGCGAGAGCACGCCGAACACGAATACTTCGGGTGGTACAAGTGGTCAACCGAGCACGACGCCTGAAGTTCCGACTGAAGTGACCTCTAAGGGCGTAGAGCTGAAGTTCGACGAGAAGTCGGTGAAGAAGGAAACAGAGGCGAACGGTCAAGTGGTGACGAAGTTGGAGGTTGACGCGGCTACGCTGACGAAGGCATTCGAGCAGCTGAGCAGCAGCAATGCAGGCAAGATAGCAGTCATTCAGCTCAGCAATGTTGAAGGTGCTGCGAAGGTTGCGCTTCCTGCTGATGCACTCAAGAGCGCGGCCGCTAGCACTGCTGGTGCTGTGATTCAGATCAACGCGGACGGCAAGTCGTATGATCTTCCACTCAGCATTCTGAAGGTCGATACGCTTGCGGCAGCACTAGGCACAACTGCGGATCAAGTGACGATCAGTGTGAAGATCGAAGAAGTAACGGGCGCAGAAGCACAGCAGGTGCAATCGTCCGCTTCACAAACGGGTGTTGAGCTATTGGCCGAAGCCGTAAGCTTCACGATTACAGCGGAAGCTGGCAGCAGCACAACGGAAGTGAATGACTTCGGCAACATCTATGTGACACGCTCGCTCACGATTCAGAAGCCGGTGAACGGCTCCGAAGCAACAGCAGTCGTCTTCGACCCGGCAACGCAGGAGTTCAGCTTCGTTCCAGCTGTATTCGAGGTCGTGGACGGCAAGACGGTCGTGCAGATGAAGCGTAACTCGAACAGTACGTACACGGTTGTAAAAGCAAATAAAACGTTCAGTGATCTGAACGGTCACTGGTCGCAGACAGATGTGGAGCTGTTAGCCTCCAAGCTGGTCGTGAAGGGGCAGACAGAGACGACATTCGCTCCAGACAGCAGCATCACTCGCGCTGAATTCGCGGCGCTGCTCGTCCGTGCGCTGGGTCTTAAGGAGAGCAAGGCTACGTTGTCTGGTCTGAACGATGTGACGGGCAACGAGTGGTTTGCTGGTGCGCTTGGCGCAGCGATGAAGGCGGGTCTCGTCGATGGCTTCGAGGACGGTACGTTCCGTCCGAATGCTACGATTACACGTGAGCAGATGGCTGTCATGATCAGTAGAGCGATCACTGCAGCGGGCAAGCGCGCAGCAGGCGATGCTACGGTAGCTGCTAAGTTCGCAGATGGCGGTAAGATTCAGAGCTGGGCGGTCGAGGCGGTTGCTGTCAATGCGACTGCTGGCATCGTTCAAGGCAACGAGTCGAACCAGTTCCAGCCGGAGAAGCAAGCTTCCCGCGCTGAAGCGACGGTTATGCTGAAGCGATTGCTGCAGCACGTAGGGTTCATCAACTAA
- a CDS encoding MarR family winged helix-turn-helix transcriptional regulator, whose product MPNDQDESLHLFVVLARAYEWVAAHAERDIKRHGLNTTEYGVLELLYHKGPHPLQQIGEKILMSSGNITYVVDKLERKGLVVRKPCHADRRVSYADITETGIAFLNDAFPYHRQVVATAVAGLTADEKQQAIALLKKLGYSAKESYKQA is encoded by the coding sequence ATGCCGAACGATCAAGACGAATCGCTGCACTTGTTTGTTGTTCTGGCACGTGCGTATGAATGGGTAGCTGCACATGCGGAGCGCGACATCAAGCGCCATGGACTGAATACAACCGAGTATGGCGTGCTGGAGCTGCTGTATCATAAGGGTCCCCATCCACTTCAGCAAATTGGTGAAAAAATATTAATGTCAAGCGGCAACATTACGTACGTCGTTGACAAGCTGGAGCGTAAAGGTCTTGTCGTTCGCAAGCCTTGTCACGCCGACCGTCGCGTCAGCTATGCAGACATTACAGAGACCGGCATCGCATTCTTGAACGATGCGTTCCCGTATCACAGGCAAGTCGTCGCGACAGCTGTTGCCGGTCTGACTGCCGATGAGAAGCAGCAGGCGATCGCTCTCCTGAAGAAGCTCGGATACAGCGCCAAGGAAAGCTATAAGCAAGCCTAG